One Betta splendens chromosome 8, fBetSpl5.4, whole genome shotgun sequence DNA segment encodes these proteins:
- the junbb gene encoding junB proto-oncogene, AP-1 transcription factor subunit b: MSTKMEQPFYHDDSFLSHYGHSDAAVNDYKLLKQNMNLNLTDSYRSLKSQLRAEADPYHGGQQDVGSLKLASPELERLIIQNGNGVITTPTPGQYFYNRGITDEQEGFAEGFVKALDELHKMNQMPPPNVSIGAGGVTTCSPAASSVFGSALQPEPPIYTTLNAYCPNSSASSASSYPSATISYLPPHPQSHPQTSTHGTHPFQHSLPGSGLHPQRLVALKEEPQTVPDLLSSDGSPPMSPIDLETQERIKAERKRLRNRLAATKCRRRKLERIARLEEKVKVLKNDNAGLSNTASVLRDQVAQLKQKVLTHVSSGCQLMLTSKMEAF, encoded by the coding sequence ATGTCTACAAAGATGGAACAGCCTTTTTACCATGACGACTCCTTTCTGTCGCATTACGGCCACTCAGATGCAGCAGTGAACGACTACAAACTGCTAAAGCAGAATATGAATTTGAACTTGACAGACTCGTACCGCAGCCTGAAATCGCAGCTGAGAGCCGAGGCGGACCCGTACCACGGCGGCCAGCAGGACGTGGGCTCCCTGAAGCTCGCCTCCCCAGAGCTGGAGAGGCTCATCATCCAGAACGGTAACGGTGTGATCACCACTCCCACCCCGGGACAGTACTTCTACAACCGGGGAATCACCGATGAGCAGGAGGGCTTCGCCGAGGGCTTCGTCAAAGCCCTGGACGAGCTGCACAAGATGAACCAGATGCCCCCCCCGAACGTGTCCATCGGAGCCGGTGGAGTTACTACATGTTCGCCGGCGGCCTCTAGCGTCTTCGGCTCCGCCTTGCAGCCGGAGCCTCCCATCTACACCACACTGAACGCTTACTGCCCCAACTCGAGCGCCTCCTCCGCGTCCAGCTACCCCTCCGCCACCATCAGCTACCTGCCGCCGCACCCGCAGAGCCACCCGCAGACCTCGACGCACGGCACGCACCCGTTCCAGCACTCCCTGCCCGGCTCGGGACTGCACCCGCAACGGCTGGTCGCCCTGAAAGAGGAGCCTCAGACCGTGCCCGACCTGCTCAGCAGCGACGGCTCCCCTCCGATGTCCCCCATCGACCTGGAGACGCAGGAGAGGATCAAGGCGGAGCGCAAGAGGCTGCGGAACCGGCTGGCGGCCACCAAGTGCCGGAGGCGCAAGCTGGAGCGCATCGCGcggctggaggagaaggtgaaagTTCTGAAGAACGACAACGCGGGCCTCTCCAACACCGCGTCGGTGCTGCGAGACCAGGTCGCGCAGCTCAAGCAGAAGGTGCTGACACACGTGAGCAGCGGCTGTCAGCTGATGCTGACGAGCAAGATGGAAGCGTTTTAG